One genomic window of Coraliomargarita sinensis includes the following:
- a CDS encoding type IV pilus twitching motility protein PilT has product MSDYDPNKKVYNVQGERRSIIDLLHSFADPELEVDGIPRISDLHMKVGEPVRYRYDGDLETLEDGEVLTEDLIRELIFPLISETQRQNLLNDQACDIDSGYEWTDENINFRLNIFRDRDGMACVMRMLPKHIPEVDEIGFMNDKAWQDLVKLKQGLVLVTGVTGSGKSTTIASILDYINKSRKNRIITLEDPVEYVFRSEQALISQRELGRHVKTFPSGLRSALRENPDIIYIGEIRDTETAQLALTAAETGHLVLTTLHTKDVKGTFSRIVDMFPDSRSSEIAAQLSFSLAFAISQKLLARKTGHGRVPAFEVLRNNAGTANLIRSAKLHQIYGKMETGLNEGMNTLEQHLIHLVDEGTITKEEAIAHANDAAIVNRLD; this is encoded by the coding sequence AGATTTACTGCATAGTTTCGCAGACCCGGAATTGGAAGTTGACGGGATTCCCCGCATATCCGACTTGCATATGAAGGTCGGTGAGCCGGTGCGTTACCGCTACGATGGTGACCTGGAAACACTGGAAGATGGTGAAGTCTTGACGGAGGATTTGATTCGCGAACTGATTTTCCCACTGATCTCGGAAACCCAGCGGCAAAATCTTCTTAACGACCAGGCCTGTGATATTGATTCCGGGTATGAATGGACCGATGAAAATATCAATTTCCGGCTCAATATTTTTCGTGATCGCGACGGTATGGCCTGCGTCATGCGTATGTTGCCAAAGCATATTCCCGAGGTGGATGAAATCGGGTTCATGAATGACAAGGCATGGCAGGATTTGGTTAAGCTCAAACAAGGTCTGGTTTTAGTCACCGGTGTTACCGGCAGCGGTAAGTCCACTACGATTGCCAGTATTCTTGATTACATCAACAAAAGCCGGAAAAACCGTATCATCACACTGGAGGATCCGGTTGAGTACGTTTTTAGAAGTGAACAGGCTTTGATCTCCCAGCGTGAATTGGGTCGTCATGTGAAAACCTTTCCTTCGGGGCTTCGGAGCGCACTTCGTGAAAATCCGGATATTATCTACATCGGTGAAATCCGTGATACTGAGACCGCCCAGCTTGCGCTTACTGCGGCAGAGACGGGGCACCTTGTTCTGACAACGCTGCATACCAAGGATGTTAAAGGCACTTTCAGTCGTATTGTGGATATGTTTCCGGATTCAAGGTCATCCGAGATTGCGGCTCAGCTATCTTTCTCACTAGCCTTTGCCATCAGCCAAAAACTCCTTGCCCGCAAGACAGGACATGGCCGCGTTCCGGCTTTTGAAGTGCTCCGCAACAATGCTGGCACGGCCAATCTGATTCGCAGCGCGAAGCTGCACCAGATCTATGGTAAGATGGAAACAGGCTTGAATGAGGGGATGAACACGCTGGAGCAGCATTTGATCCATCTTGTCGATGAGGGCACCATCACGAAGGAGGAGGCGATTGCCCATGCCAACGACGCGGCAATCGTGAATCGTTTGGATTAG
- the argH gene encoding argininosuccinate lyase — MSKAKKQATWGGRFSEGAADLMVRIGESVSFDHRLAPFDVQGSKAQAGMLAHVGLITRDECQAIQSGLDEILSRIEAGVFEWDPALEDVHMNIEQALTAEVPAAAKLHTARSRNDQVATDMRLWFKSASSEIENSLAAVIAALVDLADKTSEVIIPGYTHLQRAQPVSMAHHLLAYVEMFDRDRTAIAGVKKQANVCPLGSGAIAGTTLPIDREFVARELGFVDAGGEPQITQNSMDAVSDRDTFIAFASACATIGVHLSRLSEDFILWSSAEFGFVRLPDAFTTGSSLMPQKKNPDAFELIRGKSARLNGNLQMLLTMVKGLPLTYNRDLQEDKPPVFDCFDQVTLMLDTVAACLPGVKAQPESCAAAVADPLLLATDVVDYLVNKGVPFRKAHHVVGALVSLSEKLDVPLNELPFEEARQVHEALEEDWTNVFNLQQALAAREKPGMPGPEQVAARIAYWRKQASK, encoded by the coding sequence ATGTCAAAGGCGAAAAAGCAGGCAACTTGGGGCGGGCGGTTCTCGGAAGGTGCGGCCGATTTAATGGTGCGCATCGGCGAGTCGGTATCTTTTGATCATCGACTGGCGCCGTTTGATGTGCAGGGCAGCAAGGCTCAGGCGGGGATGTTGGCCCATGTCGGCTTAATCACCCGTGATGAATGCCAGGCCATTCAGTCCGGTCTTGATGAGATTCTTTCCAGGATAGAAGCCGGAGTATTTGAGTGGGATCCCGCGCTGGAGGATGTCCACATGAACATCGAGCAGGCGCTCACCGCCGAAGTGCCGGCCGCGGCAAAACTTCACACCGCGCGAAGCCGGAACGATCAGGTGGCCACGGACATGCGGCTCTGGTTCAAATCCGCCAGCTCGGAAATCGAAAATTCTTTGGCTGCGGTGATCGCGGCACTGGTCGATCTGGCGGATAAAACCAGCGAGGTGATCATTCCGGGCTATACACACTTGCAGCGCGCTCAGCCGGTTTCCATGGCACACCACCTTCTCGCTTACGTGGAGATGTTTGATCGCGATCGAACGGCAATAGCTGGCGTTAAAAAGCAGGCTAATGTTTGTCCGCTCGGTTCCGGCGCGATTGCCGGCACGACATTGCCGATTGACCGGGAATTTGTCGCGCGGGAGCTCGGCTTCGTTGATGCGGGAGGCGAGCCGCAGATCACACAGAACAGCATGGATGCAGTGAGTGATCGGGATACTTTTATCGCGTTTGCTTCGGCCTGCGCCACGATTGGCGTTCATCTTTCGCGGCTCTCCGAAGATTTCATCCTCTGGAGCAGTGCCGAGTTCGGCTTTGTCAGATTACCGGATGCCTTTACCACCGGCTCCAGCCTGATGCCACAGAAGAAAAATCCGGATGCCTTTGAACTGATCCGCGGGAAATCCGCGCGCTTAAACGGGAATCTGCAGATGCTTCTGACCATGGTTAAGGGCTTGCCTCTCACCTATAACCGGGATTTGCAGGAGGACAAACCGCCGGTCTTTGATTGTTTCGATCAAGTCACGCTGATGCTCGATACGGTGGCGGCTTGTCTGCCCGGAGTGAAGGCGCAGCCGGAAAGTTGCGCTGCCGCGGTGGCGGACCCCTTGCTGCTGGCCACCGATGTCGTTGATTATCTGGTCAACAAGGGCGTGCCTTTCCGCAAGGCGCATCATGTGGTCGGTGCACTGGTTTCACTCAGTGAAAAACTGGATGTTCCGTTAAACGAGCTTCCCTTTGAGGAAGCGCGTCAGGTGCACGAGGCTCTGGAAGAAGATTGGACGAACGTCTTTAACCTTCAGCAGGCACTCGCCGCCCGGGAGAAGCCCGGCATGCCCGGCCCGGAGCAGGTTGCTGCACGGATTGCGTATTGGCGAAAGCAAGCTTCCAAATAA
- a CDS encoding DEAD/DEAH box helicase — protein sequence MPTRAYSRIFNPAALEVWFANVGDDWEQSFDEDALRRGRQLYREGLISGVELSNEEAIVNCTFARKDTCYSVIEWTKEGPHVRSSTEDELLGRSVAVAGLYEIEELIADEIAPLPYESKPKDKDEPDREQRSEPVREEKKEERPGRRLTPRLAGLRSGLRLTAYWTNPDFSKEVAFRNDEQPLVSDERELLVRLTGMARDAGFVYRGQSNDFIFNDIEQIAPFLKHALPRWESVFGYVDLDMETQLMAEGAREVKIVGRVKAKGRDRMQIDWRLKLGRQWLDPEDARALTRSGRGTHVVRGLGLVRIAEEQSQALAAWRVSGAAAADQAQEWPRYMVFSLFSERGAELDLEDELQSWRAALVEEPASEEQKLPDFLRHYQETGVRWMANLRHQGCHGLLADEMGLGKTLQVLSLIEYYPFKEADSIIVCPASVVPVWESEAKRWYPRMRTAVLRSGEDFSHQSEEGPLLWIASYTQLRRHKHLLDQARFGYAVLDEAQQIKNPEAKVTQACCAINAECRLALTGTPIENRLLDLWTLFRFLMPGLLGSRRYFEDFVNSPNVELRQTFEKRLRRQIAPFILRRQKDKVGTELPPKMEMDLICPITDLQRQTYESLLARGRDELGDDLQVAMQTNTMHFFSLLTRLRQVCCDPGLIPEVEAEVGQSGKVQMLLTRLSEALEGDGQRKIVVFSQFVQLLRRIKPLIREAFPKIKLYELTGETKDRAKPVEGFQSDPGPAVMLVSLRAGGTGITLHAADYVFLLDPWWNPAVENQAIDRVHRIGQDRRVFVYRMITEGTIEQRIQQLKQEKREIFENTLGHLGSAKDLSEHFGDLEELARLLPAE from the coding sequence ATGCCCACTCGTGCCTACAGTCGTATTTTCAACCCCGCTGCACTGGAAGTATGGTTTGCCAATGTAGGTGACGACTGGGAGCAAAGCTTTGACGAAGACGCACTACGGCGCGGTCGCCAGCTTTATCGGGAAGGCTTGATCTCAGGAGTCGAGTTGTCGAATGAGGAGGCGATCGTGAACTGTACCTTTGCCCGGAAAGACACCTGCTACTCTGTGATCGAATGGACCAAGGAAGGGCCTCACGTTCGAAGTTCGACCGAAGATGAATTGCTGGGCCGCTCCGTCGCTGTCGCCGGGCTTTACGAGATTGAGGAACTCATTGCGGACGAAATTGCCCCGCTTCCCTACGAATCGAAACCTAAGGATAAGGACGAGCCCGACCGGGAGCAGCGAAGCGAACCTGTTCGGGAAGAAAAGAAAGAGGAACGCCCCGGCCGCCGGCTGACGCCCCGTCTGGCGGGTTTACGCTCCGGGCTCCGCTTGACCGCGTATTGGACGAATCCCGACTTCAGTAAAGAGGTGGCGTTTCGTAATGACGAGCAACCTCTGGTCAGTGATGAGCGGGAATTGCTCGTCCGCTTGACCGGAATGGCGAGAGATGCGGGCTTTGTTTATCGCGGCCAGAGTAATGATTTTATCTTCAACGATATCGAGCAGATCGCGCCATTTCTCAAACATGCGCTCCCGCGGTGGGAATCCGTCTTCGGCTATGTGGACCTGGACATGGAGACGCAGCTCATGGCCGAGGGAGCACGTGAGGTGAAGATTGTCGGACGGGTTAAGGCCAAAGGGCGTGACCGGATGCAAATCGATTGGCGTCTGAAGCTCGGACGGCAGTGGCTTGATCCGGAAGACGCCCGTGCGCTCACACGCAGTGGTCGTGGCACGCATGTGGTGAGGGGACTCGGCCTAGTGCGTATCGCGGAAGAACAGTCGCAAGCGCTGGCTGCCTGGCGGGTCTCGGGAGCTGCCGCGGCCGATCAAGCACAGGAGTGGCCGCGCTACATGGTTTTTTCACTCTTCAGTGAGCGCGGGGCCGAACTGGATTTGGAGGATGAGCTGCAGTCCTGGCGGGCCGCACTGGTCGAGGAGCCCGCCAGTGAAGAGCAAAAGCTGCCGGACTTTCTTCGGCACTATCAGGAAACCGGGGTTCGCTGGATGGCGAACTTACGCCATCAGGGGTGTCACGGGCTGTTGGCCGACGAGATGGGGCTCGGTAAAACCCTGCAGGTCCTTAGCTTAATTGAGTATTATCCTTTTAAGGAGGCCGACAGTATCATCGTCTGTCCGGCCAGCGTCGTGCCGGTGTGGGAAAGCGAAGCCAAGCGCTGGTATCCCAGAATGAGAACTGCTGTCCTCAGAAGCGGGGAGGATTTTTCCCATCAGAGCGAGGAAGGCCCGTTACTATGGATCGCCAGCTACACCCAGCTAAGACGACACAAACATCTGCTGGATCAAGCCCGTTTCGGCTACGCTGTTCTGGATGAAGCCCAGCAGATCAAAAATCCGGAGGCCAAAGTGACGCAGGCATGTTGCGCGATAAACGCAGAATGTCGCTTGGCCCTGACTGGTACCCCGATCGAGAACCGGTTGCTCGACCTGTGGACGCTCTTCCGTTTTCTCATGCCCGGGCTGCTCGGAAGCCGCCGCTATTTCGAGGATTTTGTGAATTCGCCGAATGTTGAACTTCGGCAGACCTTCGAGAAAAGGCTCCGTCGGCAGATCGCACCTTTCATTTTACGGCGTCAGAAAGACAAGGTCGGTACCGAATTGCCGCCCAAGATGGAAATGGACCTGATTTGTCCGATCACCGATCTTCAGCGTCAGACTTATGAGAGCTTGCTTGCACGCGGGCGTGATGAGTTGGGTGACGATTTGCAAGTGGCCATGCAGACCAACACCATGCATTTCTTTTCACTGCTCACTCGCCTTCGTCAGGTGTGTTGTGATCCGGGTCTTATTCCAGAAGTGGAGGCTGAGGTTGGCCAGAGCGGGAAGGTGCAGATGTTGCTTACCCGGTTGAGCGAGGCCCTGGAGGGCGATGGACAACGTAAAATCGTGGTGTTCAGTCAGTTCGTGCAACTGCTGCGGCGGATCAAGCCGCTTATCCGCGAGGCATTCCCAAAAATTAAATTATACGAACTGACCGGGGAAACCAAAGACCGGGCCAAACCGGTCGAAGGTTTTCAGAGCGATCCGGGTCCGGCTGTCATGCTGGTGAGCTTGCGGGCGGGCGGCACAGGGATCACGCTCCACGCCGCCGACTATGTTTTTCTCCTGGACCCATGGTGGAACCCGGCGGTGGAGAACCAGGCGATCGACCGTGTGCACCGGATCGGGCAGGATCGCCGTGTCTTCGTCTATCGAATGATTACCGAAGGCACGATTGAACAACGGATCCAGCAACTGAAACAGGAGAAGCGTGAGATTTTCGAAAATACGCTGGGGCACCTCGGTAGCGCCAAGGATCTGAGCGAGCACTTCGGCGACCTGGAAGAGTTGGCCCGCTTACTGCCAGCGGAGTAA
- the aroQ gene encoding type II 3-dehydroquinate dehydratase produces the protein MKRIVIINGPNLDRLGQREPGIYGDQTLTDLENLLVEEADKLDVEVQFYQSNHEGFIIDEINNEYADGEVFGLIINPGALTHTSLALRDALAGCDLPVIEVHISNIYKREEIRQHSMTAEVCLGVISGLGFDGYVAALRHLAKLD, from the coding sequence ATGAAACGCATCGTCATCATCAACGGTCCCAACCTGGATCGCCTCGGGCAACGCGAGCCCGGCATTTATGGCGACCAGACATTGACCGACCTCGAAAACCTTCTTGTGGAGGAAGCGGACAAGCTGGATGTCGAAGTTCAGTTTTACCAGAGTAATCACGAAGGTTTCATCATCGATGAAATCAACAATGAGTATGCCGACGGCGAGGTCTTCGGTTTGATAATCAATCCGGGCGCACTAACTCATACCAGTCTGGCGCTGCGTGATGCACTCGCGGGTTGCGACCTGCCGGTTATCGAAGTGCACATCAGCAACATTTATAAGCGGGAGGAAATCCGGCAGCACTCGATGACTGCGGAAGTCTGCCTCGGGGTCATCTCCGGGCTCGGTTTCGACGGCTATGTGGCGGCACTTCGCCATCTTGCCAAGCTGGATTGA
- a CDS encoding DUF3127 domain-containing protein, producing the protein MYELSGTVKKIFEEKTFSSGFNVREFVVTTDADKFPQDICLQCVKDKVEMVNKLKEGDKVKVSFDLRGREYQGRYFVNLNAWKIDYGAADSSGSDEPPPFDPADEILDEEPPF; encoded by the coding sequence ATGTATGAACTCAGCGGAACGGTAAAAAAGATCTTTGAAGAGAAAACTTTCAGCAGTGGCTTCAATGTCAGGGAATTCGTCGTCACAACCGATGCGGATAAGTTCCCACAGGACATTTGTCTCCAGTGCGTCAAAGATAAGGTCGAAATGGTCAACAAACTGAAAGAAGGCGATAAGGTTAAAGTATCTTTCGACCTTCGGGGACGCGAATATCAGGGCCGTTACTTCGTCAACCTGAACGCATGGAAAATCGATTACGGCGCGGCCGATTCAAGCGGAAGTGATGAGCCTCCCCCCTTTGACCCGGCCGACGAGATTCTCGACGAAGAACCACCATTCTAA
- a CDS encoding nitroreductase family protein, whose protein sequence is MDTLSAIRERRSVKHFDPEHEMTETEINGLLELTLLSPTSFNMQNWRFVVVTDQAKKDALRAASWNQAQVSEASLTILICADLNAHVDAERYWVNAPTAVREVLVPMIAPFYEDNPQLQRDEAMRSVGIASQTLMLAAKAMGYDSCPMIGFDPAKVAEIIDLPENHLIGMMLTIGKPLKDANARGGQLPYEDVVFRDGFPKKA, encoded by the coding sequence ATGGACACTCTATCAGCGATTCGCGAGCGCCGCTCGGTCAAACACTTCGATCCCGAACACGAAATGACGGAAACGGAGATCAATGGTTTGCTGGAGCTGACCCTGCTCTCCCCCACCTCCTTCAACATGCAGAACTGGCGCTTCGTTGTCGTCACGGATCAGGCGAAAAAAGACGCCCTGCGCGCGGCCTCCTGGAATCAGGCCCAGGTCAGCGAGGCATCGCTGACAATTCTTATTTGCGCCGACCTCAACGCCCACGTTGATGCCGAGCGCTATTGGGTCAATGCGCCGACAGCTGTCCGCGAAGTGCTGGTGCCGATGATTGCTCCTTTCTACGAAGACAATCCCCAGTTGCAGCGGGATGAAGCCATGCGCTCCGTAGGTATCGCCTCGCAGACACTCATGCTCGCGGCCAAGGCCATGGGCTATGATTCCTGCCCCATGATCGGTTTCGACCCGGCCAAGGTGGCTGAGATTATTGATCTCCCGGAGAACCACCTCATCGGGATGATGCTCACGATCGGCAAGCCACTGAAAGATGCCAACGCCCGGGGCGGGCAACTGCCGTATGAAGACGTTGTCTTTCGCGATGGTTTTCCAAAGAAGGCCTAG
- a CDS encoding cryptochrome/photolyase family protein, producing MSNKLTILWLRQDLRLNDNSALQAAIEAGGPILPVYIDDREAMGDWAPTGASLWFLHRALESLEASFKKSGGQLFYLKGDSLAELKALIDSSGAGRVYWNRRYEGPHRERDAAIKKALRDAGIEVKSCNTSLLNEPHTVSTGSGQPYKVYTPYWRNVKERKLEPPVEVDLKTADFYTNKSMGCQLEDLKLLPDHPWHRKLEAYWDVSEESAMKYLDKFLAEPVAAYDTDRDLPRVAGTSRLSPYLHWGLIGPRQVMERLHATHDLREQGPQTYAKEIYWREFAYNVLYHFPHTPDAPLQEKYADFPWEYDKSVLKQWQQGRTGYPIVDAGMRELYETGWMHNRVRMIVSSLLVKHLLQDWRDGARWFWDTLVDADLASNTLGWQWSGGCGADAAPYFRIFNPMTQGKKFDPDGDYVKHWVPELKHIPTKFIHEPWEAPPSVLEQAGCQLGEDYPEPIIDHKKGRERALAAFDKVKAS from the coding sequence GTGAGCAACAAATTAACCATACTTTGGCTGCGCCAGGACCTGCGATTGAATGACAACTCTGCTTTGCAGGCGGCGATCGAGGCAGGTGGCCCGATTCTTCCGGTCTATATCGACGACCGCGAGGCAATGGGAGACTGGGCGCCAACCGGGGCTTCCCTCTGGTTTCTACATCGTGCCTTGGAGTCTCTGGAAGCATCATTCAAAAAATCGGGGGGGCAGCTATTCTATCTCAAAGGCGACAGTCTTGCTGAGCTCAAAGCCCTGATCGATTCGAGTGGTGCCGGGCGGGTCTATTGGAACCGCCGCTACGAGGGGCCTCACCGCGAACGGGACGCCGCGATTAAAAAAGCGCTGCGGGATGCCGGTATCGAGGTGAAGAGTTGCAACACAAGCCTGCTCAACGAGCCGCACACAGTCAGTACCGGCAGCGGCCAGCCCTACAAGGTTTATACTCCGTACTGGAGGAATGTGAAAGAGCGTAAGCTGGAGCCGCCTGTTGAAGTCGACTTAAAAACCGCCGATTTTTACACAAACAAGTCCATGGGCTGCCAGCTCGAGGATTTGAAGCTGCTTCCAGATCACCCCTGGCACAGGAAACTGGAAGCCTATTGGGATGTTTCCGAGGAATCCGCGATGAAGTATCTGGACAAGTTCCTCGCCGAACCGGTGGCGGCTTACGACACGGACCGGGATCTGCCGCGCGTCGCCGGCACGTCCAGGTTGTCGCCGTATCTGCACTGGGGCTTGATCGGTCCCCGTCAAGTCATGGAGCGGCTACACGCGACACACGATTTGCGTGAGCAGGGCCCCCAGACCTACGCCAAAGAGATCTACTGGCGGGAGTTCGCCTACAATGTGCTCTATCACTTCCCCCACACGCCGGACGCGCCGCTACAGGAAAAATATGCCGATTTTCCCTGGGAGTATGACAAATCCGTACTCAAACAATGGCAGCAGGGCAGGACAGGTTACCCCATCGTCGATGCGGGGATGCGTGAGCTCTACGAAACCGGGTGGATGCACAACCGCGTGCGCATGATCGTTTCCTCGCTCCTGGTGAAACATCTTTTACAAGACTGGCGGGATGGCGCCCGCTGGTTTTGGGATACTCTTGTCGATGCCGACCTCGCGAGCAACACGCTGGGCTGGCAATGGAGCGGGGGCTGCGGCGCCGATGCGGCTCCTTATTTCCGAATTTTCAATCCGATGACGCAGGGGAAGAAGTTTGATCCGGATGGGGACTATGTGAAGCACTGGGTGCCGGAGCTGAAACACATTCCGACGAAATTCATACACGAGCCCTGGGAAGCACCTCCATCGGTCCTGGAGCAAGCGGGTTGCCAGCTCGGTGAAGACTACCCCGAGCCGATTATCGACCACAAGAAGGGGCGTGAGCGCGCGCTCGCCGCTTTCGACAAAGTAAAGGCTTCCTGA
- a CDS encoding cryptochrome/photolyase family protein: MSVRHLIVVFGDQLNLDASAFDDFDQERDLVWMAEADKESTHVWTHKQRIVIFLAAMRHFRDALKERGDRVHYTQLDDSKQTNRLSERLDIDLRALRPDRVIACQPGEWRVQEGLKKVCEENGVPLEIREDRHFYTTPGDFEKHAEGRKSLRMEFFYREQRKRFDVLMDENGKPEGDAWNFDKDNRGNFGKSGPESPGKGPSHRADAVTQEVIDLVNKRFADHPGSLDRFTWAVTREEAKRDLNKFIKERLPTFGLYQDAMWQDEPWLYHSLISSSLNLKLLNPREVVDAAAEAYYSGHAPIAAVEGFIRQILGWREYVRGIYWMHMPEYIERNTMGAEECLPDFYWTGETKLECLRQSIGQTLEYGYAHHIQRLMVTGLYALLLGIHPKRVHEWYLAVYVDAVEWVELPNTLGMSQYGDGGLMASKPYVATGKYIHKMSNYCQACPMNPAKRTGEDACPFTTLYWDYLLRHEKTLRKNQRMSLQVRNIDRIKTAERKAIQARAEELRKDPACMKENK, encoded by the coding sequence ATGTCAGTTCGTCATCTCATCGTCGTCTTCGGCGACCAACTCAACCTGGATGCATCGGCCTTCGATGACTTTGACCAGGAGCGTGATCTCGTCTGGATGGCCGAGGCCGACAAAGAGTCCACGCACGTTTGGACGCATAAACAACGCATCGTCATTTTCCTCGCTGCCATGCGCCACTTCCGTGACGCCTTGAAAGAGCGTGGTGACCGGGTTCATTACACTCAGCTTGACGACAGCAAGCAGACCAACCGGCTCTCGGAGCGGCTGGACATCGACCTGCGTGCTCTGCGGCCGGATCGGGTGATTGCCTGTCAGCCGGGTGAGTGGCGTGTGCAAGAGGGTCTGAAAAAAGTCTGCGAGGAAAACGGTGTGCCTCTCGAGATCAGGGAGGACCGCCATTTCTATACCACTCCGGGGGATTTTGAAAAGCATGCCGAAGGCCGTAAGAGCCTCCGAATGGAATTCTTCTATCGGGAGCAGAGAAAGCGTTTCGATGTTCTCATGGATGAGAACGGTAAGCCGGAGGGGGATGCCTGGAATTTTGACAAGGATAACCGAGGTAATTTTGGTAAGTCCGGCCCCGAGAGTCCCGGGAAAGGTCCGTCACATCGGGCTGACGCGGTGACACAGGAGGTAATAGACCTCGTTAACAAAAGATTCGCGGACCACCCGGGTTCTCTGGACCGTTTTACCTGGGCAGTCACGAGAGAGGAGGCCAAACGTGACCTGAATAAGTTTATTAAAGAACGCCTGCCGACTTTCGGACTCTATCAGGATGCCATGTGGCAGGATGAGCCCTGGCTCTACCACTCCCTGATCAGTTCCTCGTTGAATCTGAAACTCCTGAATCCCCGGGAGGTGGTCGATGCAGCTGCGGAGGCCTATTACTCCGGGCATGCTCCCATCGCGGCGGTCGAGGGCTTTATCCGCCAGATTCTCGGCTGGCGTGAATACGTGCGTGGGATCTACTGGATGCACATGCCCGAATACATCGAGCGTAACACCATGGGCGCTGAAGAATGCCTTCCGGATTTTTACTGGACCGGCGAGACCAAGCTGGAATGTCTGCGCCAGTCGATCGGGCAAACGCTCGAGTACGGTTACGCGCATCACATTCAGAGGCTCATGGTCACCGGGCTTTATGCCTTGCTCCTGGGCATCCATCCGAAACGGGTGCACGAGTGGTATCTGGCGGTTTATGTGGATGCGGTCGAATGGGTGGAACTACCCAACACGCTTGGTATGTCACAGTATGGCGATGGCGGGCTGATGGCTTCAAAACCTTACGTCGCCACGGGCAAGTACATCCACAAGATGAGCAACTATTGTCAGGCCTGCCCCATGAATCCCGCCAAGCGAACCGGGGAAGATGCCTGCCCCTTCACGACGCTCTACTGGGACTACCTCTTGCGGCACGAAAAAACTTTGCGTAAGAATCAGCGTATGTCGCTGCAGGTCAGAAACATTGATCGTATCAAGACGGCTGAGCGCAAGGCCATTCAAGCCCGTGCCGAAGAACTCCGTAAGGATCCGGCCTGTATGAAGGAGAATAAATAA
- a CDS encoding TIGR01777 family oxidoreductase, producing MSEQKTILVTGATGLIGRPLCQLLEDRGHCVRTLSRGQRGDFQWDPGKGELPEAAVRGIDAVIHLAGESVAQRWTSEAKQRILSSRVQSTELLARRILESESRPVFITASGINYYGYNRNEPVDENSRQGNGFLAQVCEQWEGAVKPLEEAGSRCVYVRTGVVLSSAGGALAKMLPPFKAGAGGRIGDGKQAMSWISLHDLVRLYVTCLEDAKICGPINAVAPEPVSNRKFAETLGKVLGRPTFIPTPAFAIRTLFGEMGKETVLSNLAVQPKKLNEIKFDWSYPDLEAALSHTLKE from the coding sequence ATGTCAGAACAAAAAACCATATTAGTCACCGGAGCCACCGGGCTCATCGGTCGCCCCCTTTGTCAACTGCTTGAGGATCGGGGGCACTGCGTTCGAACACTCTCACGCGGCCAGCGCGGAGACTTTCAATGGGACCCGGGAAAAGGCGAATTGCCCGAAGCAGCGGTCAGAGGTATCGATGCCGTCATCCACTTGGCGGGAGAATCGGTCGCCCAAAGGTGGACCAGCGAAGCGAAGCAGCGCATCTTGTCGAGTCGTGTTCAAAGCACGGAGCTACTCGCCCGACGTATTCTGGAAAGTGAATCCAGGCCCGTCTTTATCACGGCTTCGGGGATCAACTATTACGGCTATAATCGCAATGAGCCAGTCGATGAAAATTCCCGCCAAGGGAACGGCTTTCTTGCTCAGGTTTGTGAGCAGTGGGAGGGGGCTGTGAAGCCACTCGAAGAAGCCGGATCTCGCTGCGTTTACGTGCGCACGGGGGTCGTATTAAGCAGCGCGGGTGGGGCGCTGGCGAAGATGCTCCCGCCTTTCAAGGCAGGGGCCGGAGGGAGGATCGGAGACGGGAAGCAAGCCATGAGCTGGATCTCGTTGCACGATCTGGTTCGCCTCTATGTGACTTGCCTGGAGGACGCCAAGATCTGCGGACCCATCAATGCGGTGGCCCCTGAGCCGGTGAGTAACCGCAAGTTTGCCGAAACACTCGGTAAGGTGCTGGGACGCCCCACGTTTATTCCCACACCTGCCTTTGCTATCCGCACGCTGTTCGGTGAAATGGGTAAGGAAACCGTCCTCTCCAATTTAGCCGTGCAGCCGAAAAAGCTTAATGAGATCAAATTCGACTGGTCCTATCCGGACCTTGAGGCGGCACTTTCCCATACTTTAAAAGAATGA